The DNA segment GGCTTTTCGATATTTAATAATTTCCTGAGCTTTAGAAGGACCTATCCCATTAAGAGTTTGCAATTGTGCTGCGTTGGCTCTGTTGATATTAACCGCACTAAAAGCTAGTGTGATCAAAAGAAAGAGAAGTGCAACTATTTTAACCATTTTTAACCTTTATACATAAAATAATATATTGTAGCTTGAATGTTAAAAAAAGTCAAAAAAATCAGTAAAATGTTTTTGGTTGGGTGGTAAACGATTGATTTGTTGATTGAAAAAGGAAGGTATTAATTGAGAAGAGGGAATTAATTAAGAGTAAATCTGAGGCCAGGCGGCGACCTACGTTCCCACACCTGAAAGATGCAGTATTATGAGCGATGAGGGTCTTAGCTTCCGGGTTCGGAATGGGACCGGGCGTTTCCCCCTCTCTATAGCCAC comes from the Sulfuricurvum sp. genome and includes:
- a CDS encoding helix-hairpin-helix domain-containing protein: MVKIVALLFLLITLAFSAVNINRANAAQLQTLNGIGPSKAQEIIKYRKAHGGFKSVDELVNVNGIGPKTVQKLKPQVTIR